The proteins below are encoded in one region of Candidatus Binataceae bacterium:
- a CDS encoding (Fe-S)-binding protein — RSALNNFHFLALRLKISPEFPKRTVYHDSCYYGRYNDVFDEPRTVLGHAGAQVHEMERHRKFGMCCGAGGGRMWLEEDPDKRVNLLRTEQALQTAPEVIAVSCPFCMTMLGDGIKAKQLEEKVQTLDVMEVVDAVTRSRDAES; from the coding sequence CGCTCCGCCCTGAATAATTTTCATTTCCTTGCTTTGCGTCTCAAGATCTCCCCGGAATTCCCGAAGCGGACCGTGTACCACGACTCCTGCTACTACGGCCGTTACAACGACGTATTTGACGAGCCGCGCACGGTGCTCGGCCACGCGGGCGCCCAGGTTCACGAGATGGAACGCCACCGTAAATTCGGGATGTGCTGCGGTGCCGGCGGTGGGCGAATGTGGCTGGAGGAAGATCCGGACAAAAGGGTGAATCTGCTCCGCACCGAGCAGGCGCTTCAGACCGCCCCGGAGGTCATTGCGGTCTCCTGCCCCTTTTGTATGACGATGCTCGGCGACGGCATCAAGGCCAAACAGCTGGAGGAGAAGGTCCAGACCCTCGACGTGATGGAAGTCGTCGACGCGGTCACCCGGAGCCGCGATGCGGAGTCCTGA
- a CDS encoding alpha/beta fold hydrolase — MSEFTHRFVATNGLRMHVAEAGEGYPVVLYHGFPELWYSWRHQMRALASAGLRAIAPDQRGYGDTGGPDAIEAYTQREIVADLVGMLDAMGIEKCVVVGHDWGGAVAWNAALMAPARIERVIALNTPFFPHTPIKPMDLIRAMAGGNFNYMVYFQEPGVAEEELGRDVRRSLRSFYQGGELVKGETFAELRKLPSGVLGAHGGGLLDHLPDLPHGRFLSDEDFEIFVRAFEKTGFRKPLNWYRNIDRNWEEAASLPAQVSQPALMITAELDIVLRPEMAHGMQAWVPNLRKTVLIEGSGHWTQQEKPEEVNRAMLEFLADLQK; from the coding sequence ATGAGCGAGTTCACCCATCGCTTCGTCGCCACCAACGGGCTCCGGATGCACGTCGCCGAGGCCGGAGAGGGTTATCCGGTCGTGCTGTACCACGGATTTCCGGAGCTATGGTACTCGTGGCGCCATCAGATGCGCGCGCTCGCGAGCGCCGGTCTGCGCGCGATCGCGCCCGACCAGCGCGGCTACGGCGACACCGGCGGTCCCGACGCGATCGAGGCGTACACGCAGCGCGAGATAGTCGCCGACCTCGTCGGGATGCTCGACGCGATGGGGATCGAAAAGTGCGTCGTCGTCGGCCATGACTGGGGCGGCGCGGTGGCGTGGAACGCGGCGCTGATGGCGCCGGCGCGAATCGAACGCGTGATCGCGCTCAACACGCCCTTCTTTCCGCACACTCCGATCAAACCGATGGATCTAATCCGCGCGATGGCCGGCGGCAATTTCAACTACATGGTCTATTTCCAGGAACCGGGCGTGGCCGAGGAAGAACTCGGCCGTGACGTTCGCCGCAGCCTGCGCTCGTTCTACCAGGGTGGCGAACTGGTCAAGGGCGAGACGTTCGCCGAGCTGCGCAAGCTGCCCTCGGGCGTGCTGGGAGCGCACGGCGGCGGCCTGCTCGACCATCTGCCGGATCTCCCGCACGGCAGGTTTCTCAGCGACGAAGATTTCGAGATTTTCGTCCGCGCCTTCGAAAAAACCGGCTTTCGCAAACCGCTCAACTGGTACCGCAACATCGATCGCAACTGGGAGGAGGCGGCCAGCCTGCCCGCGCAGGTAAGCCAGCCCGCGCTGATGATCACCGCGGAACTGGATATCGTGCTGCGCCCAGAGATGGCGCACGGGATGCAGGCGTGGGTGCCCAACCTGCGCAAGACCGTCCTTATCGAAGGCTCGGGACATTGGACGCAGCAGGAGAAACCCGAAGAGGTCAATCGCGCGATGCTCGAGTTTCTCGCCGATCTGCAGAAATGA